One region of Candidatus Saccharibacteria bacterium genomic DNA includes:
- the cysS gene encoding cysteine--tRNA ligase (catalyzes a two-step reaction; charges a cysteine by linking its carboxyl group to the alpha-phosphate of ATP then transfers the aminoacyl-adenylate to its tRNA), with the protein MKKLRLKNSLGNTYQDFEPIDPSEVRYYHCGPTPYDYAHIGNLRSFLFADILI; encoded by the coding sequence TTGAAGAAGCTCAGATTAAAAAATAGTTTAGGTAATACCTACCAAGACTTTGAACCAATTGACCCAAGCGAGGTTCGTTATTACCACTGTGGTCCAACTCCCTATGATTATGCTCATATTGGTAACTTACGGAGTTTTTTATTTGCTGATATCTTAATC